A genomic segment from Sulfitobacter mediterraneus encodes:
- the bufB gene encoding MNIO family bufferin maturase produces MLDTRSRFDQLPNAAGIGYKPQHFQELLEDPGAVEWVEVHAENYMGDGGRPLAQLQALSETFAISIHGVGLSIGGQQPLDKDHLNRLKRLCDRIKPASFSEHLAWSTHGAEFMNDLLPLPYTAETLTLVSDHINQVQDTLGRQMLLENPSSYLTFAESTFTETDFLSAVIHKTSCGLLLDVNNVFISSTNLGVSPETYIDTYPTDHVGEIHVGGHDEDQDDFGAPLLIDSHAKPVVDPVWSLLRYTLAQTAPKPVLVEWDNDIPSWPTLRAEANRAAMALAG; encoded by the coding sequence ATGCTCGACACGCGGTCCCGATTTGACCAGTTGCCCAACGCAGCCGGGATCGGATACAAACCCCAACATTTCCAAGAGCTTCTGGAAGATCCCGGCGCTGTTGAATGGGTTGAGGTTCATGCCGAAAACTATATGGGTGACGGCGGGCGACCCTTGGCCCAGTTGCAGGCGTTGTCCGAGACCTTTGCGATTTCCATCCATGGTGTAGGCCTGTCCATCGGGGGCCAACAGCCGCTTGATAAGGATCACCTAAATCGGCTCAAGCGCCTGTGTGATCGCATCAAACCCGCCAGCTTTTCGGAACATCTGGCATGGTCCACCCACGGTGCGGAGTTCATGAACGATCTGCTGCCCCTGCCCTATACAGCCGAAACTCTGACCCTCGTGAGTGACCATATCAATCAGGTTCAAGACACCTTGGGCCGTCAAATGCTGCTGGAAAACCCGTCCAGTTATCTGACGTTTGCTGAATCTACTTTTACAGAAACTGACTTTCTTTCTGCGGTTATCCACAAGACATCCTGTGGTCTATTGCTGGATGTGAACAACGTATTCATTTCATCCACAAACCTTGGGGTCAGCCCAGAAACCTACATTGATACCTATCCAACCGATCATGTGGGCGAGATCCATGTGGGTGGACATGATGAAGATCAGGATGATTTTGGTGCGCCGTTGTTGATCGATAGCCACGCCAAACCAGTCGTCGATCCGGTTTGGTCATTGCTCAGATACACGCTTGCACAAACCGCACCAAAACCGGTTTTAGTGGAATGGGACAACGATATACCGTCTTGGCCAACCCTTCGTGCCGAAGCAAACCGCGCCGCCATGGCCTTGGCCGGATGA
- a CDS encoding BufA1 family periplasmic bufferin-type metallophore, which yields MSNTLKSVALAGAVAAAMTAQTTTAEAASKEKCYGVSLAGENDCAAGPGTTCAGTSVTDYQGNAWTLVDAGTCESIDLPAMADGSERKGSLEALDRDLPA from the coding sequence ATGTCCAACACACTCAAATCCGTCGCGCTTGCAGGCGCTGTTGCCGCAGCGATGACCGCACAGACAACCACGGCCGAGGCGGCCTCCAAAGAGAAATGCTATGGCGTGTCTTTGGCTGGTGAAAACGACTGCGCTGCCGGCCCGGGCACCACCTGCGCAGGTACATCCGTCACCGATTATCAAGGCAACGCCTGGACGTTGGTTGACGCCGGAACCTGCGAAAGCATCGATCTGCCAGCGATGGCAGACGGCTCTGAGCGCAAAGGCTCGCTTGAGGCACTCGACCGCGACCTGCCCGCGTAA
- the thrS gene encoding threonine--tRNA ligase, with translation MAQISLTLPDGNARSYDAGITAGEVAADISKSLGKKAISATVNGAHYDLAWPIDADADIAIHTMADEEQANELVRHDLAHIMARAVQEIWPDTKVTIGPVIKDGWYYDFDRKDPFTPEDLGLIEKKMKEIINKRDPVRTEVWDRARAIKHYEDNGEPYKVELIDAIPGDEPLRMYWHGDWQDLCRGPHLQHTGQVPGDAFKLMSIAGAYWRGDSDRAMLQRIYGVAFTGKEKLRAHLNMLEEAAKRDHRKLGREMDLFHMQEEAPGQVFWHANGWQIYTELQDYMRRQQRKGGYVEVNTPQVVDRKLWEASGHWEKYQENMFIVEVDEEHAREKAVNALKPMNCPCHVQIFNQGLKSYRDLPLRMAEFGSCNRYEPSGALHGIMRVRGFTQDDGHIFCREDQIEAETAEFITFLSNIYKDLGFENFSVKFSDRPETRSGSDEVWDKAEEALLSATRAAGIEPELNPGEGAFYGPKLEFVLTDAIGRDWQCGTHQVDFVLPERLDATYVGADGAKHRPVMLHRATLGSFERFIGILIEEHAGKLPFWLAPRQVVVASITSEADDYVVEVVETLKAAGVRAEADMRNEKINYKVREHSVGKVPVILAVGGREVEEKTVSVRRLGEKQTSVQPLADVAAALSVEATPPDLR, from the coding sequence ATGGCTCAAATCTCTCTCACCCTTCCCGATGGCAATGCACGCAGCTACGACGCAGGTATCACTGCGGGCGAAGTGGCGGCCGATATTTCCAAATCCCTTGGTAAAAAAGCCATCAGCGCCACCGTGAACGGCGCACATTACGATCTGGCCTGGCCGATCGATGCTGATGCCGACATCGCCATCCACACCATGGCCGACGAAGAACAGGCCAATGAGCTGGTGCGCCACGACCTGGCCCATATCATGGCCCGCGCCGTGCAGGAGATCTGGCCTGACACCAAAGTGACCATCGGCCCGGTGATCAAGGACGGCTGGTACTACGACTTTGACCGCAAAGACCCGTTTACCCCCGAAGACCTTGGCCTCATCGAAAAAAAGATGAAGGAAATCATCAATAAGCGCGATCCCGTCCGCACCGAGGTCTGGGACCGTGCCCGCGCGATCAAACACTACGAGGACAATGGCGAGCCCTATAAGGTTGAACTGATTGACGCCATTCCCGGCGATGAGCCATTGCGCATGTATTGGCATGGCGACTGGCAGGATCTGTGCCGGGGTCCGCATTTGCAGCATACCGGCCAGGTGCCGGGCGATGCCTTCAAGCTGATGTCGATTGCCGGGGCTTACTGGCGCGGCGACAGCGACCGTGCGATGCTGCAACGGATCTATGGCGTGGCCTTCACCGGCAAGGAAAAACTGCGCGCACATCTGAACATGCTTGAAGAGGCCGCCAAACGCGACCACCGCAAACTGGGCCGCGAGATGGATCTGTTCCACATGCAGGAAGAAGCCCCCGGACAGGTGTTCTGGCACGCCAACGGCTGGCAAATCTACACCGAACTGCAAGACTACATGCGCCGCCAGCAACGCAAAGGTGGCTACGTGGAGGTCAACACTCCGCAGGTCGTGGACCGTAAATTGTGGGAAGCCTCCGGTCACTGGGAAAAGTATCAGGAAAACATGTTCATCGTCGAAGTCGACGAAGAGCACGCCCGCGAAAAGGCGGTCAACGCCCTGAAACCGATGAACTGCCCCTGCCACGTGCAGATCTTTAACCAGGGTCTGAAATCCTATCGCGATTTGCCGCTGCGCATGGCCGAATTCGGCTCGTGCAACCGGTATGAGCCCTCTGGCGCCCTGCACGGTATCATGCGCGTGCGCGGCTTTACCCAAGATGACGGGCATATTTTCTGCCGCGAGGACCAGATCGAGGCGGAAACCGCTGAGTTCATCACCTTCCTCAGCAACATCTACAAAGATCTGGGTTTCGAGAACTTCAGCGTGAAATTCTCCGACCGGCCAGAGACACGCTCCGGCTCGGACGAGGTTTGGGACAAGGCCGAAGAGGCGCTCTTGTCAGCCACACGTGCCGCCGGAATCGAACCCGAACTGAACCCCGGCGAAGGCGCATTTTATGGCCCTAAGTTGGAGTTTGTCCTGACCGACGCGATTGGCCGCGATTGGCAATGCGGCACCCATCAGGTTGATTTCGTCCTGCCCGAACGGCTGGATGCAACCTACGTGGGCGCCGATGGCGCCAAGCACCGCCCCGTAATGCTGCACCGGGCCACCCTGGGCAGTTTTGAGCGGTTCATCGGGATCCTGATCGAAGAGCACGCTGGCAAATTGCCCTTCTGGCTGGCCCCACGTCAGGTTGTTGTTGCCTCGATCACATCCGAGGCCGATGACTATGTGGTTGAAGTTGTTGAGACTCTCAAAGCCGCCGGTGTGCGGGCCGAGGCCGACATGCGTAACGAAAAAATCAACTACAAGGTCCGCGAACATTCAGTTGGCAAGGTGCCTGTGATTCTCGCCGTGGGTGGCCGCGAAGTGGAAGAAAAGACCGTGTCCGTCCGCCGTTTGGGCGAAAAACAAACTTCGGTGCAACCCTTGGCCGATGTTGCCGCCGCCCTGAGCGTCGAGGCAACACCGCCCGATCTGCGATGA